One genomic region from Vidua macroura isolate BioBank_ID:100142 chromosome 18, ASM2450914v1, whole genome shotgun sequence encodes:
- the SEZ6L gene encoding seizure 6-like protein isoform X1, whose amino-acid sequence MPGPRGLCLLALLLLGTPAAPRPDSGSGAVLVPASPDPPAADESLEKTGGAAAEIGHGTGLTGGAEDFGHAVGSDPGAGELGQGTALNLLPAPEKTTPLLPTATAAPRPDAKQTSPVKKKPPTLKQVNTGRKHPRLKPTLAGPPGTASPASPRSSRLPTATPGLRVPAEDTEQSPPELPWVEQATTSRPTLQISPSTLPPALPQPFPDSTGDAGEAPTSAPTGAAIIPINGAERDAHSSAPEESQETTTSTIVTTTVTTTEPTPVLCSMSFHDPEGYIDSTDYPPLPLHGYLQCTYNVTVYTGYGVELQVKSVNLSDGEVLSIRGVDGDALVVLANQTLLVEGQVIRSPTNTISVYFRTFQDDVVGTFQLHYQVFMLSCNFPRRPDFGDVTVMDLHSGGIAHFHCHLGYELQGPRMLTCINASRPHWSSPEPICSAPCGGTVHNATIGRVLSPSYSGNQSGSMYCVWAIGAPPGQKLHLHFEKLLLTEKDRMVVYSGDTNRSAVLYDSLRADSVPFEGVISDGSSIRIDFLAEEPAAATAFNIRFEAFERGHCYEPYIQNGNFTTSDPTYNLGTTVEFTCDPGHSLEQGPAVIECINMRDPYWNDTEPLCRATCGGELTAVAGVILSPNWPEPYTEGEDCIWRIHVGEEKRLFLDIQLLNITNSDILTIYDGDELSSRILGQYVGSSGPQKLYSSSPDLTIQFHSDPAGLIFGKGQGFIMNYIEVSRNDSCSDLPEIQNGWKTTSHTELVRGAKITYQCDPGYDIVGSDTLTCQWDLSWSSDPPFCEKIMYCTDPGEVEHSTRLISDPVLLVGTTIQYTCNPGFVLEGSSLLTCYSRETGTPIWTSRLPHCVSEESLACDNPGLPENGYQILYKRLYLPGESLTFMCYEGFELMGEVTIKCILGQPSHWSGPLPICKVNQDSFEHALEVAEAAAETSLEGGNMALAIFIPVLIISLLLGGAYIYLTRCRYYSSLRLPLMYSHPYSQITVETEFDNPIYETGETREYEVSI is encoded by the exons ACAGCGGATCgggggcagtgctggtgccGGCCAGCCCGGACCCTCCGGCTGCAGATGAATCCCTGGAGAAGACGGGCGGTGCAGCTGCAGAGATTGGGCACGGCACGGGTTTGACTGGTGGAGCTGAGGATTTTGGGCATGCTGTGGGTTCAGACCCTGGCgctggggagctggggcagggcacTGCCCTCAACCTCCTGCCGGCCCCAGAGAAGACCACGCCGCTCCTGCCTACGGCCACTGCTGCCCCCAGACCTGATGCCAAACAAACTTCCCCTGTCAAGAAAAAGCCACCGACTCTAAAGCAAGTAAACACGGGAAGGAAGCACCCAAGGCTGAAGCCCACCCTGGCAGGTCCCCCTGGGACTGCCTCCCCAGCCAGCCCAAGGAGCTCCAGgctccccacagccaccccaggGCTGCGGGTGCCAGCAGAGGACACGGAGCAGAgccccccagagctgccctgggtgGAGCAGGCCACCACCAGCCGCCCCACGCTGCAGATCTCCCCTTCCaccctgcccccagccctgccccagcccttccctgacAGCACGGGGGATGCTGGAGAGGCTCCGACCTCAGCTCCCACTGGCGCTGCCATTATCCCAATAAACGGTGCGGAGAGGGACGCGCACAGCTCTGCGCCGGAGGAGAGCCAGGAAACCACCACGTCCACCATCGTCACCACCACCGTCACCACCACGGAGCCCACCCCag TGCTCTGCAGCATGAGCTTCCACGACCCCGAGGGCTACATCGACTCCACGGATTACCCCCCGCTGCCCCTGCACGGGTACCTGCAGTGCACCTACAACGTCACCGTCTACACCGGCTACGGCGTCGAGCTCCAG GTGAAGAGCGTGAACCTGTCGGACGGGGAGGTGCTGTCCATCCGTGGCGTGGATGGCGATGCCCTGGTGGTCTTGGCCAACCAGACCCTTCTGGTGGAAGGCCAGGTGATCCGCAGCCCCACCAACACCATCTCCGTCTACTTCCGCACCTTCCAGGACGACGTGGTGGGGACCTTCCAGCTCCACTACCAGG tgtttatGCTGAGCTGCAACTTCCCACGGAGACCTGACTTCGGAGACGTGACAGTGATGGATCTGCACTCGGGTGGCATCGCTCACTTCCACTGTCACCTGGGCTACGAGCTGCAGGGCCCCCGCATGCTGACCTGCATCAACGCGTCCCGGCCGCACTGGAGCAGCCCCGAGCCCATCTGCTCAG CTCCCTGTGGAGGGACAGTCCACAATGCCACCATCGGCCGTGTGCTGTCCCCCAGCTACAGCGGGAACCAGTCTGGCAGCATGTACTGCGTGTGGGCCATCGGGGCCCCCCCGGGCCAGAAGCTGCACCTGCACTTTGAGAAGCTCCTGCTGACCGAGAAGGACAG GATGGTGGTGTACAGCGGGGACACCAACCGCTCGGCCGTGCTCTACGACTCCCTGCGCGCCGACAGCGTCCCCTTCGAGGGCGTCATCAGCGACGGCTCCTCCATCAGGATCGACTTCCTCGCCGAGGAGCCCGCGGCCGCCACCGCCTTCAACATCCGCTTCGAAG CCTTTGAGCGGGGCCACTGCTACGAGCCCTACATCCAGAACGGGAACTTCACCACCTCCGACCCCACCTACAACCTGGGCACCACCGTGGAGTTCACCTGTGACCCCGGGCACTCCCTGGAGCAGGGCCCTGCCGTCATCGAGTGCATCAACATGAGGGACCCCTACTGGAACGACACGGAGCCGCTGTGCCGAG CCACGTGTGGAGGGGAGCTGACTGCCGTGGCCGGGGTGATCCTGTCCCCCAACTGGCCGGAGCCCTACACGGAGGGGGAGGATTGCATCTGGAGGATCCATGTGGGCGAGGAGAAGCGGCTCTTCCTGGACATCCAGCT CCTGAACATCACCAACAGCGACATCCTCACCATCTACGATGGGGACGAGCTCTCCTCCCGCATCCTGGGGCAGTACGTTGGCAGCAGCGGCCCCCAGAAGCTCTACTCCTCCAGCCCCGACCTCACCATCCAGTTCCACTCGGACCCTGCTGGGCTGATCTTTGGCAAGGGGCAAGGATTCATCATGAACTATATAG AGGTGTCCCGCAACGACTCCTGCTCTGACCTGCCCGAGATCCAGAACGGCTGGAAGACCACgtcacacacagagctggtgAGAGGGGCCAAGATCACCTACCAGTGTGACCCGGGCTATGACATCGTGGGCAGTGACACCCTCACCTGCCAGTGGGACCTCAGCTGGAGCAGCGACCCCCCCTTCTGTGAAAAGA TTATGTACTGCACAGACCCGGGGGAGGTGGAGCACTCCACCCGCCTCATCTCGGACCcggtgctgctggtgggaacCACCATCCAGTACACCTGCAACCCCGGCTTCGTGCTGGagggcagctccctgctcaccTGCTACAGCCGCGAGACCGGGACCCCCATCTGGACATCGCGGCTCCCGCACTGCGTCT CTGAGGAGTCGCTGGCCTGTGATAACCCAGGGCTGCCAGAAAATGGGTACCAAATTCTTTATAAGCGCCTCTACCTGCCAGGAGAGTCCCTGACCTTCATGTGCTATGAAGGCTTTGAACTCATGGGGGAGGTGACCATCAAATGCATCCTGGGCCAGCCATCCCACTGGAGCGGCCCCCTGCCCATCTGCAAAG TGAACCAAGACAGCTTTGAACATGCTCTCGAAG tagcagaagctgctgcagagacGTCGCTCGAGGGAGGAAATATGGCCTTGGCCATCTTCATCCCGGTGCTGAtcatctccctgctgctgggaggagcGTACATCTATCTCACCag GTGTCGGTACTACTCCAGTCTCCGCCTGCCCCTCATGTACTCCCACCCCTACAGCCAGATCACGGTAGAAACGGAGTTTGACAACCCGATTTATGAGACAGGG GAAACACGAGAATACGAGGTTTCGATATAA
- the SEZ6L gene encoding seizure 6-like protein isoform X2, which produces MPGPRGLCLLALLLLGTPAAPRPDSGSGAVLVPASPDPPAADESLEKTGGAAAEIGHGTGLTGGAEDFGHAVGSDPGAGELGQGTALNLLPAPEKTTPLLPTATAAPRPDAKQTSPVKKKPPTLKQVNTGRKHPRLKPTLAGPPGTASPASPRSSRLPTATPGLRVPAEDTEQSPPELPWVEQATTSRPTLQISPSTLPPALPQPFPDSTGDAGEAPTSAPTGAAIIPINGAERDAHSSAPEESQETTTSTIVTTTVTTTEPTPVLCSMSFHDPEGYIDSTDYPPLPLHGYLQCTYNVTVYTGYGVELQVKSVNLSDGEVLSIRGVDGDALVVLANQTLLVEGQVIRSPTNTISVYFRTFQDDVVGTFQLHYQVFMLSCNFPRRPDFGDVTVMDLHSGGIAHFHCHLGYELQGPRMLTCINASRPHWSSPEPICSAPCGGTVHNATIGRVLSPSYSGNQSGSMYCVWAIGAPPGQKLHLHFEKLLLTEKDRMVVYSGDTNRSAVLYDSLRADSVPFEGVISDGSSIRIDFLAEEPAAATAFNIRFEAFERGHCYEPYIQNGNFTTSDPTYNLGTTVEFTCDPGHSLEQGPAVIECINMRDPYWNDTEPLCRATCGGELTAVAGVILSPNWPEPYTEGEDCIWRIHVGEEKRLFLDIQLLNITNSDILTIYDGDELSSRILGQYVGSSGPQKLYSSSPDLTIQFHSDPAGLIFGKGQGFIMNYIEVSRNDSCSDLPEIQNGWKTTSHTELVRGAKITYQCDPGYDIVGSDTLTCQWDLSWSSDPPFCEKIMYCTDPGEVEHSTRLISDPVLLVGTTIQYTCNPGFVLEGSSLLTCYSRETGTPIWTSRLPHCVSEESLACDNPGLPENGYQILYKRLYLPGESLTFMCYEGFELMGEVTIKCILGQPSHWSGPLPICKVNQDSFEHALEAEAAAETSLEGGNMALAIFIPVLIISLLLGGAYIYLTRCRYYSSLRLPLMYSHPYSQITVETEFDNPIYETGETREYEVSI; this is translated from the exons ACAGCGGATCgggggcagtgctggtgccGGCCAGCCCGGACCCTCCGGCTGCAGATGAATCCCTGGAGAAGACGGGCGGTGCAGCTGCAGAGATTGGGCACGGCACGGGTTTGACTGGTGGAGCTGAGGATTTTGGGCATGCTGTGGGTTCAGACCCTGGCgctggggagctggggcagggcacTGCCCTCAACCTCCTGCCGGCCCCAGAGAAGACCACGCCGCTCCTGCCTACGGCCACTGCTGCCCCCAGACCTGATGCCAAACAAACTTCCCCTGTCAAGAAAAAGCCACCGACTCTAAAGCAAGTAAACACGGGAAGGAAGCACCCAAGGCTGAAGCCCACCCTGGCAGGTCCCCCTGGGACTGCCTCCCCAGCCAGCCCAAGGAGCTCCAGgctccccacagccaccccaggGCTGCGGGTGCCAGCAGAGGACACGGAGCAGAgccccccagagctgccctgggtgGAGCAGGCCACCACCAGCCGCCCCACGCTGCAGATCTCCCCTTCCaccctgcccccagccctgccccagcccttccctgacAGCACGGGGGATGCTGGAGAGGCTCCGACCTCAGCTCCCACTGGCGCTGCCATTATCCCAATAAACGGTGCGGAGAGGGACGCGCACAGCTCTGCGCCGGAGGAGAGCCAGGAAACCACCACGTCCACCATCGTCACCACCACCGTCACCACCACGGAGCCCACCCCag TGCTCTGCAGCATGAGCTTCCACGACCCCGAGGGCTACATCGACTCCACGGATTACCCCCCGCTGCCCCTGCACGGGTACCTGCAGTGCACCTACAACGTCACCGTCTACACCGGCTACGGCGTCGAGCTCCAG GTGAAGAGCGTGAACCTGTCGGACGGGGAGGTGCTGTCCATCCGTGGCGTGGATGGCGATGCCCTGGTGGTCTTGGCCAACCAGACCCTTCTGGTGGAAGGCCAGGTGATCCGCAGCCCCACCAACACCATCTCCGTCTACTTCCGCACCTTCCAGGACGACGTGGTGGGGACCTTCCAGCTCCACTACCAGG tgtttatGCTGAGCTGCAACTTCCCACGGAGACCTGACTTCGGAGACGTGACAGTGATGGATCTGCACTCGGGTGGCATCGCTCACTTCCACTGTCACCTGGGCTACGAGCTGCAGGGCCCCCGCATGCTGACCTGCATCAACGCGTCCCGGCCGCACTGGAGCAGCCCCGAGCCCATCTGCTCAG CTCCCTGTGGAGGGACAGTCCACAATGCCACCATCGGCCGTGTGCTGTCCCCCAGCTACAGCGGGAACCAGTCTGGCAGCATGTACTGCGTGTGGGCCATCGGGGCCCCCCCGGGCCAGAAGCTGCACCTGCACTTTGAGAAGCTCCTGCTGACCGAGAAGGACAG GATGGTGGTGTACAGCGGGGACACCAACCGCTCGGCCGTGCTCTACGACTCCCTGCGCGCCGACAGCGTCCCCTTCGAGGGCGTCATCAGCGACGGCTCCTCCATCAGGATCGACTTCCTCGCCGAGGAGCCCGCGGCCGCCACCGCCTTCAACATCCGCTTCGAAG CCTTTGAGCGGGGCCACTGCTACGAGCCCTACATCCAGAACGGGAACTTCACCACCTCCGACCCCACCTACAACCTGGGCACCACCGTGGAGTTCACCTGTGACCCCGGGCACTCCCTGGAGCAGGGCCCTGCCGTCATCGAGTGCATCAACATGAGGGACCCCTACTGGAACGACACGGAGCCGCTGTGCCGAG CCACGTGTGGAGGGGAGCTGACTGCCGTGGCCGGGGTGATCCTGTCCCCCAACTGGCCGGAGCCCTACACGGAGGGGGAGGATTGCATCTGGAGGATCCATGTGGGCGAGGAGAAGCGGCTCTTCCTGGACATCCAGCT CCTGAACATCACCAACAGCGACATCCTCACCATCTACGATGGGGACGAGCTCTCCTCCCGCATCCTGGGGCAGTACGTTGGCAGCAGCGGCCCCCAGAAGCTCTACTCCTCCAGCCCCGACCTCACCATCCAGTTCCACTCGGACCCTGCTGGGCTGATCTTTGGCAAGGGGCAAGGATTCATCATGAACTATATAG AGGTGTCCCGCAACGACTCCTGCTCTGACCTGCCCGAGATCCAGAACGGCTGGAAGACCACgtcacacacagagctggtgAGAGGGGCCAAGATCACCTACCAGTGTGACCCGGGCTATGACATCGTGGGCAGTGACACCCTCACCTGCCAGTGGGACCTCAGCTGGAGCAGCGACCCCCCCTTCTGTGAAAAGA TTATGTACTGCACAGACCCGGGGGAGGTGGAGCACTCCACCCGCCTCATCTCGGACCcggtgctgctggtgggaacCACCATCCAGTACACCTGCAACCCCGGCTTCGTGCTGGagggcagctccctgctcaccTGCTACAGCCGCGAGACCGGGACCCCCATCTGGACATCGCGGCTCCCGCACTGCGTCT CTGAGGAGTCGCTGGCCTGTGATAACCCAGGGCTGCCAGAAAATGGGTACCAAATTCTTTATAAGCGCCTCTACCTGCCAGGAGAGTCCCTGACCTTCATGTGCTATGAAGGCTTTGAACTCATGGGGGAGGTGACCATCAAATGCATCCTGGGCCAGCCATCCCACTGGAGCGGCCCCCTGCCCATCTGCAAAG TGAACCAAGACAGCTTTGAACATGCTCTCGAAG cagaagctgctgcagagacGTCGCTCGAGGGAGGAAATATGGCCTTGGCCATCTTCATCCCGGTGCTGAtcatctccctgctgctgggaggagcGTACATCTATCTCACCag GTGTCGGTACTACTCCAGTCTCCGCCTGCCCCTCATGTACTCCCACCCCTACAGCCAGATCACGGTAGAAACGGAGTTTGACAACCCGATTTATGAGACAGGG GAAACACGAGAATACGAGGTTTCGATATAA
- the ASPHD2 gene encoding aspartate beta-hydroxylase domain-containing protein 2 — protein sequence MSLEWLMDWSWSLDGLRDFIATGIQSFRDCDATALVAVACLLVLFVWYCYHVGREQPRAYATVNALMQSAEANGVQNGFVYCQSPECVRCSHHDGLNQKLYHNLQEYAKRYSWSGMGRIHKGIREQGRYLNSRPSIQKPEVFFLPDLPTTPYFSRDAQKHDVELLERNFQTILCEFETLYKAFSNCSLPQGWKMNSTPSGEWFTFYLVNQGMCVPRNCRRCPRTYRLLGSLRTCIGNNVFGNACISVLSPGTVIAEHYGPTNIRIRCHLGLKTPSNCELVVGGEPQCWAEGRCLLFDDSFLHTAFHEGAPEEGPRVVFMVDLWHPNVAAAERQALDFIFAPGR from the exons atgtcTTTGGAGTGGCTGATGGACTGGAGCTGGTCCCTGGACGGACTCCGGGATTTCATTGCCACGGGCATCCAGTCTTTCCGCGACTGCGACGCCACGGCCCTGGTGGCCGTCGCCTGCCTGCTGGTCCTGTTCGTGTGGTACTGCTACCACGTGGGGCGGGAGCAGCCCCGCGCCTACGCCACGGTGAACGCGCTGATGCAGAGCGCCGAGGCCAACGGGGTGCAGAACGGGTTCGTGTACTGCCAGTCGCCCGAGTGCGTGCGCTGCTCGCACCACGACGGCCTCAACCAGAAACTCTACCACAACCTGCAGGAGTACGCCAAGCGCTACTCCTGGTCCGGCATGGGCAGGATCCACAAGGGCATCCGCGAGCAGGGCCGCTACCTCAACAGCCGGCCCTCCATCCAGAAGCCAGAAGTCTTCTTCCTGCCCGACTTGCCCACCACGCCCTACTTCTCCCGGGACGCTCAAAAGCACGACGTGGAGTTGCTGGAGCGCAACTTCCAGACCATCCTGTGCGAGTTTGAGACCCTGTACAAGGCGTTCTCAAACTGCAGCCTGCCGCAAGGATGGAAAATGAACAGCACGCCCAGCGGGGAGTGGTTCACCTTCTACCTGGTGAACCAGGGCATGTGCGTGCCCAGGAACTGCCGGAGATGCCCACGGACGTACCGCTTGCTCGGGAGCCTCCGTACCTGCATTGGCAACAATGTCTTTGGGAACGCCTGCATCTCTGTGCTGAGCCCGGGCACCGTCATCGCCGAGCACTACGGGCCCACCAACATCCGCATCCGCTGCCACCTCG GTCTGAAGACGCCCAGCAACTGCGAACTGGTAGTGGGGGGCGAgccccagtgctgggctgagGGCAGGTGCCTGCTCTTCGACGACTCCTTCCTGCACACGGCGTTCCACGAAG GTGCCCCGGAGGAAGGTCCCCGCGTGGTGTTCATGGTGGACCTGTGGCACCCCAACGTGGCCGCGGCCGAGCGCCAAGCCCTCGACTTCATCTTTGCGCCGGGACGATGA